In one window of Mesorhizobium sp. B2-1-1 DNA:
- a CDS encoding EamA family transporter, with product MTLFVFFAVLAAAAMHAIWNALVKVHLDRFLSITLMTLGMGFAALFALPFVEVPRAEVWLYIIASVVFHMGYRTFLIGAYQAGDFAQTYPLARGTAPLLAALGGMFVVAEVPAPLAILGILLLSAGTLVMSFRGGAHLERLNLRAVGFALGTSIFIASYTLSDGSGARLAATAQSYAAWLFVCDALGALVLCLIFRGPRALPVLARDWKAGLFTGVLSGAAYWIVMWAMTKAPIASVASLRETSILFAMVISVFALGEKMTGWRGAAALSIVAGVVALRLG from the coding sequence ATGACGCTTTTCGTCTTCTTCGCGGTGCTTGCCGCGGCCGCGATGCACGCGATCTGGAATGCGCTGGTCAAGGTCCATCTCGACCGCTTCCTGTCGATCACCCTGATGACGCTTGGCATGGGATTTGCCGCGCTTTTCGCACTTCCCTTCGTCGAGGTGCCGAGGGCGGAAGTCTGGCTCTATATCATTGCCTCCGTCGTCTTCCACATGGGCTACCGGACCTTCCTGATCGGCGCTTACCAGGCTGGCGACTTCGCCCAGACCTATCCTCTGGCGCGCGGCACCGCGCCCTTGCTGGCGGCGCTTGGCGGTATGTTCGTGGTCGCCGAAGTTCCGGCGCCGCTCGCCATTCTGGGTATCCTTTTACTGTCGGCCGGCACGCTGGTGATGTCGTTTCGCGGCGGCGCGCATCTGGAACGATTGAACCTGCGCGCGGTCGGCTTTGCGCTGGGGACCTCGATCTTCATCGCCAGCTACACACTGTCCGACGGCAGCGGGGCGCGGCTGGCGGCCACGGCGCAGAGCTATGCCGCCTGGCTGTTCGTGTGCGATGCGCTTGGAGCGCTGGTGCTGTGCCTGATCTTCCGTGGCCCGCGGGCCTTGCCGGTGCTGGCGCGCGACTGGAAAGCGGGGCTGTTCACCGGCGTGCTCAGCGGCGCTGCCTACTGGATCGTCATGTGGGCTATGACCAAGGCGCCGATCGCCTCGGTGGCGTCGCTGCGCGAGACCTCCATCCTGTTCGCCATGGTGATCTCGGTGTTCGCGCTCGGCGAGAAGATGACGGGCTGGCGCGGCGCCGCCGCGCTCAGCATCGTCGCCGGCGTCGTGGCGCTCAGACTCGGCTGA
- a CDS encoding endonuclease/exonuclease/phosphatase family protein, with product MKLVSYNIQYGFGSDGLYDPARAARIVAGADIIALQEVERHWQRSNFDDQPEVLSRLLPGYHWVYGPAFDMDASEQRDGRIVNRRRQFGTMVLSKLPIVWSRLHALPMRRTLRPLNTRNAALECMIRTPAGPVRVLSLHLAHVAAEERLEQIDYLLAEHRRAPSDGGPWSGADDEPARNWSNGEPEPENPLAAIWMGDFNMEPGSAEYRRIVGGTPYHRGAAYLDGFVDAAAVAIEPADDFHTHEKIIDGRLAKRRLDHCFVGGLFAGRVRSVSSDIGEVASDHFPVRIDIDLETPAGPGGG from the coding sequence ATGAAGCTGGTCAGCTACAATATCCAATACGGGTTCGGCAGCGACGGCCTCTACGATCCGGCGCGCGCCGCGCGCATTGTTGCCGGCGCCGATATCATCGCCTTGCAGGAGGTCGAGCGGCACTGGCAGCGCAGCAATTTCGACGACCAGCCGGAGGTGCTTTCGCGCCTGTTGCCGGGCTATCACTGGGTCTACGGCCCGGCCTTCGACATGGACGCCAGCGAACAGCGCGACGGCCGCATCGTCAACCGGCGCCGGCAGTTCGGCACCATGGTGCTGTCGAAGCTGCCGATCGTCTGGTCGCGGCTGCATGCGCTGCCGATGCGCCGCACACTGCGGCCGCTCAACACCCGCAACGCGGCGCTCGAATGCATGATCCGCACGCCGGCGGGTCCGGTGCGGGTGCTTTCATTGCATCTCGCCCATGTCGCGGCTGAAGAACGGCTGGAGCAGATCGACTATCTGCTTGCCGAGCATCGCCGGGCGCCCTCCGATGGCGGGCCGTGGAGCGGCGCCGACGACGAGCCGGCGCGCAATTGGAGCAATGGCGAGCCAGAGCCGGAGAACCCGCTGGCGGCGATCTGGATGGGCGATTTCAACATGGAGCCGGGCAGCGCCGAATACCGCCGCATCGTCGGCGGCACGCCCTATCATCGCGGTGCTGCCTATCTGGATGGGTTCGTCGATGCCGCTGCCGTGGCGATTGAACCGGCGGATGACTTCCACACGCATGAGAAGATCATCGACGGCAGGCTGGCAAAGCGCCGGCTCGATCATTGCTTCGTCGGCGGCCTGTTTGCCGGTCGTGTGCGCTCCGTCAGCTCGGACATTGGCGAAGTGGCTTCCGATCATTTTCCGGTCAGGATCGACATCGATCTCGAAACGCCCGCCGGCCCCGGAGGCGGATGA
- a CDS encoding MFS transporter translates to MKLNSQQKKTVLASFLGWTLDAFDFFLLTFLLTDIASEFQTDVPAVSKALFLTLATRFIGAFFFGTLADKFGRKPILMLNIVSYSVIGALAAFSPNLGIFLALRALFGIAMGGEWGLGSSLAMESIPPSARGMVSGILQCGYPAGYLLAAVVYGLLYHQTIGGYTIGWRAMFLLSFIPALIVLFIRSHVPESPAFVEARKTARPGMLETLQKHWGVALYAVVLMMFFNFFSHGTQDLYPTFLKKQHGFDPHTVSWITIVANIGAIVGGLAFGALSEKIGRVNAITLACLIALPSIPLWAYSSTPFLLAIGAFVMQVAVQGAWGVIPVHLNELSPGAVRATLPGFIYQAGNLAASYGGPYQAGIAEAPGGSYGYALALFAGVVAVCIIIVIRFSPERRGQVMTVLDHDVSRV, encoded by the coding sequence TTGAAGCTCAATTCGCAGCAGAAGAAAACCGTCCTTGCCTCATTCCTGGGCTGGACGCTCGACGCTTTCGATTTCTTCCTTCTGACATTCCTGCTCACCGACATTGCGTCTGAATTCCAGACCGACGTCCCGGCGGTGTCAAAGGCGCTTTTCCTGACCCTTGCGACGCGCTTCATTGGCGCGTTCTTCTTCGGCACGTTGGCAGACAAATTCGGGCGCAAGCCCATCCTGATGCTCAACATCGTCAGTTATTCCGTGATCGGCGCTTTGGCCGCCTTCTCGCCCAATCTCGGCATATTCCTGGCGCTGCGCGCACTGTTCGGCATCGCCATGGGCGGCGAATGGGGACTTGGCTCCTCGCTTGCCATGGAATCCATCCCGCCCAGCGCCCGCGGCATGGTCTCGGGCATCCTGCAATGCGGCTATCCGGCCGGCTACCTCCTAGCGGCGGTCGTCTATGGCCTGCTCTATCACCAGACGATCGGCGGCTACACGATCGGCTGGCGCGCCATGTTCCTGCTCAGTTTCATCCCGGCCCTGATCGTCCTTTTCATCCGCTCGCATGTTCCGGAATCGCCGGCCTTCGTCGAGGCGCGGAAGACCGCAAGGCCCGGCATGCTGGAGACACTGCAAAAGCACTGGGGCGTCGCCCTCTATGCGGTCGTGCTGATGATGTTCTTCAACTTCTTCAGCCACGGCACGCAGGATCTCTACCCGACATTCCTGAAGAAGCAGCATGGTTTCGACCCGCACACGGTGAGCTGGATCACCATCGTCGCCAACATCGGCGCCATCGTCGGCGGTCTGGCGTTCGGGGCGCTGTCCGAGAAGATCGGCCGCGTCAATGCGATCACGCTCGCCTGCCTGATTGCCTTGCCGTCCATCCCGCTATGGGCCTACAGCTCGACGCCCTTCCTGCTGGCCATCGGCGCCTTCGTCATGCAGGTCGCGGTCCAGGGCGCCTGGGGCGTCATTCCGGTGCACCTCAACGAGCTCTCGCCCGGCGCGGTGCGCGCGACCCTGCCCGGCTTCATCTACCAGGCCGGCAATCTCGCAGCCTCCTATGGCGGTCCCTATCAGGCGGGCATAGCCGAGGCTCCCGGAGGCAGCTATGGCTACGCGTTGGCGCTGTTCGCCGGCGTGGTCGCCGTCTGCATCATCATCGTCATCCGCTTCAGTCCGGAACGGCGCGGCCAGGTGATGACCGTGCTGGACCACGACGTCAGCCGAGTCTGA